One segment of Streptomyces sp. YIM 121038 DNA contains the following:
- a CDS encoding PDR/VanB family oxidoreductase, translating into MPLPRTARTALLVTGAVLVAGRTRRALRRRIGASPLWPLPALETPVSGQPRSRALRLRVARHEQVADGVVQLRLEGRALPAWEPGAHLDLVLPSGLVRQYSLCGDPGDPSSYTIATRRIGADEGGRGGSREVHEELYEGAEVEVRGPRNRFPLVADAPAYAFVAGGIGITPILPMVRAVEARGGSWRLLYCGRGRASMPFLDEVEKAGGERVTVVAEDTDGRPDVAGFLDGAAERGAAVYVCGPEGLMDAVAAALPESGPPHLERFAPRAPADGGAFEVELRRSGRTVTVDADTTVLAAVRKELPSTPYSCEQGFCGTCQQRVLEGEIDHRDELLTDGERSDSMLICVSRARGERIVLDL; encoded by the coding sequence ATGCCGCTGCCCCGCACCGCCCGCACCGCCCTGCTCGTCACCGGCGCCGTCCTGGTCGCCGGGCGGACCAGACGCGCCCTGCGCCGCCGCATCGGCGCGTCCCCGCTGTGGCCGCTGCCCGCCCTGGAGACGCCCGTCTCGGGGCAGCCGCGCTCGCGGGCGCTGCGGCTGCGCGTGGCCCGCCACGAGCAGGTCGCCGACGGCGTCGTCCAACTGCGCCTGGAGGGGCGGGCGTTGCCCGCCTGGGAGCCGGGCGCCCACCTCGATCTGGTGCTGCCATCGGGGCTCGTACGGCAGTACTCGCTGTGCGGCGACCCCGGCGACCCGTCCTCGTACACGATCGCCACCCGCAGGATCGGCGCCGACGAGGGCGGCAGGGGCGGGTCGCGCGAGGTGCACGAGGAACTGTACGAGGGCGCGGAGGTCGAGGTGCGCGGGCCGCGCAACCGCTTCCCGCTGGTCGCGGACGCCCCCGCGTACGCGTTCGTCGCGGGCGGCATCGGGATCACCCCGATCCTGCCCATGGTCCGGGCCGTCGAGGCCCGGGGCGGCAGCTGGCGGCTGCTGTACTGCGGGCGCGGCCGGGCCTCCATGCCCTTCCTCGACGAGGTGGAGAAGGCGGGCGGCGAGCGGGTCACCGTCGTCGCCGAGGACACGGACGGGCGGCCGGACGTCGCCGGGTTCCTCGACGGCGCCGCCGAGCGGGGCGCCGCCGTGTACGTGTGCGGGCCCGAAGGGCTCATGGACGCCGTGGCCGCCGCGCTGCCCGAGAGCGGCCCGCCGCACCTGGAGCGGTTCGCGCCCCGCGCCCCGGCGGACGGCGGCGCCTTCGAGGTCGAACTGCGCCGCAGCGGCCGCACGGTGACCGTCGACGCGGACACCACGGTGCTCGCCGCCGTCCGCAAGGAGCTGCCGAGCACCCCGTACTCCTGCGAGCAGGGCTTCTGCGGCACCTGTCAACAGCGGGTCCTGGAGGGCGAGATCGACCACCGGGACGAGCTGCTCACCGACGGCGAGCGGAGCGACTCGATGCTGATCTGCGTGTCCCGCGCGCGAGGGGAGCGGATCGTCCTCGACCTGTGA
- a CDS encoding TetR/AcrR family transcriptional regulator, with translation MTTGTRRRMGVEERRQQLIGVALELFSHRSPEDVSIDEIASAAGISRPLVYHYFPGKLSLYEAALQRAADELAERFVEPREGPLGARLLRVTGRFFGFVDEHGPGFYALMRGGPAVGSSTTNALIDSVRQAAYDQIVAHLGIAAPPARLELVVRSWISLAESTALIWLDGRRIPRAELERQLVHDFAALAAVSAAYDQEMAELLGQVLADEPADGPFADLLSRLAAFAPPAVLPS, from the coding sequence ATGACTACGGGGACGCGGCGCAGGATGGGTGTCGAGGAGCGGCGGCAGCAACTGATCGGGGTGGCCCTCGAACTGTTCAGCCACCGCTCGCCCGAGGACGTGTCCATCGACGAGATAGCCTCGGCCGCCGGCATCTCGCGCCCGCTCGTGTACCACTACTTCCCCGGCAAGCTCAGCCTGTACGAGGCCGCCCTGCAGCGGGCCGCCGACGAGCTGGCCGAGCGGTTCGTGGAGCCGCGCGAAGGGCCCCTCGGCGCCCGCCTGCTGCGGGTGACGGGCCGGTTCTTCGGCTTCGTCGACGAGCACGGGCCCGGCTTCTACGCGCTGATGCGCGGCGGACCCGCCGTCGGCTCCTCCACGACGAACGCCCTGATCGACTCGGTGCGCCAGGCGGCGTACGACCAGATCGTCGCGCACCTGGGCATCGCCGCGCCGCCCGCGCGCCTGGAGCTCGTCGTGCGCTCCTGGATCTCCCTCGCCGAGTCCACCGCCCTGATCTGGCTGGACGGCCGCCGCATCCCGCGTGCCGAGCTGGAACGGCAACTCGTGCACGACTTCGCGGCGTTGGCGGCGGTCAGCGCGGCGTACGACCAGGAGATGGCGGAGCTGCTCGGCCAGGTCCTCGCCGACGAACCCGCCGACGGCCCGTTCGCGGACCTGCTCTCCCGCCTCGCCGCGTTCGCGCCGCCCGCCGTGCTGCCGTCCTAG
- a CDS encoding metal-dependent hydrolase, with protein sequence MSNTKARLPQPVASEHIPLKARNVSFSWEKTPLHWLPGDPFTTHTINVLHLLLPAGERWFVHVYKQALPLIRDEELRADVIGFIGQEAMHAQAHDEVLPHLREQGLDPTPYTAQVDWLFEKLLGDRTLPPGRARRWWLLERVAMIAAIEHYTAFLGDWVLNAHELDRRGADPTMLDLLRWHGAEEVEHRSVAFDLFVHLDGCYRRRARTWATAFTALVFLWQRGARFFMENDPTLPGGKATFRDFHRSGRAGTLPSTGAMLRSIPTYLSRSYHPSQEGSTAQAVAYLAASPAATAAEARANGAA encoded by the coding sequence ATGTCTAACACGAAGGCCCGGCTCCCCCAGCCCGTCGCCTCCGAGCACATACCGCTCAAGGCCCGCAACGTCTCCTTCTCCTGGGAGAAGACGCCCCTCCACTGGCTCCCGGGCGACCCCTTCACCACGCACACGATCAACGTCCTGCACCTCCTGCTGCCCGCGGGAGAGCGCTGGTTCGTGCACGTGTACAAGCAGGCGCTCCCCCTCATCCGCGACGAGGAACTGCGGGCGGACGTCATCGGGTTCATCGGCCAGGAGGCCATGCACGCGCAGGCCCACGACGAAGTCCTGCCGCACCTGCGGGAGCAGGGCCTCGACCCGACCCCGTACACCGCCCAGGTCGACTGGCTCTTCGAGAAGCTGCTCGGCGACCGGACGCTGCCGCCGGGCCGGGCCCGCCGCTGGTGGCTCCTGGAGCGCGTCGCGATGATCGCGGCGATCGAGCACTACACCGCCTTCCTCGGCGACTGGGTCCTGAACGCGCACGAGCTGGACCGGCGCGGCGCCGACCCCACGATGCTGGACCTGCTGCGCTGGCACGGCGCCGAGGAGGTCGAGCACCGCTCCGTCGCCTTCGACCTGTTCGTGCACCTCGACGGCTGCTACCGCCGCCGGGCCCGCACCTGGGCCACCGCCTTCACTGCGCTGGTGTTCCTGTGGCAGCGCGGCGCCCGCTTCTTCATGGAGAACGACCCGACGCTGCCCGGCGGCAAGGCGACCTTCAGGGACTTCCACCGGAGCGGGCGCGCGGGCACGCTGCCCAGCACCGGCGCCATGCTCCGCTCCATCCCCACGTACCTGAGCCGCTCCTACCACCCCTCGCAGGAGGGCAGCACGGCCCAGGCCGTCGCCTACCTCGCCGCGTCCCCCGCCGCCACCGCCGCCGAGGCCCGCGCGAACGGAGCCGCGTGA
- a CDS encoding LacI family DNA-binding transcriptional regulator — MTARLADIAAQAGVSEATVSRVLNGKAGVAAATRQSVLAALDVLGYERPVRLRRRSAGLVGLITPELENPIFPALAQVIGQALTRQGYTPVLATQTPGGSTEDELTEMLVDRGVAGIIFVSGLHADTTADTERYERLRAQGVPFVLVDGFSPTVRAPFISPDDRAAMRLAVTHLASLGHTRIGLALGPRRFVPVQRKIEGFARTMRERFQLAQDAVEAELVEHSLYTLEGGQAATSALLDRGCTAVVCASDMMALGAVRAVRDRGLEVPDDVSVVGFDDSVLIAFTDPPLTTVRKPVPAMGQAAVRTLLEEIAGTPAPHSEFVFMPELVVRGSTAMCPDGRPGTGSAP, encoded by the coding sequence GTGACCGCGCGACTGGCCGACATCGCAGCCCAGGCGGGGGTCAGCGAGGCGACCGTGAGCCGGGTCCTGAACGGCAAGGCGGGCGTCGCTGCGGCCACCCGTCAGTCCGTGCTCGCCGCGCTCGACGTCCTCGGCTACGAGAGGCCCGTACGGCTGCGCAGGCGCAGCGCGGGCCTCGTCGGCCTGATCACGCCCGAGCTGGAGAACCCGATATTCCCCGCGCTCGCCCAGGTGATCGGGCAGGCCCTGACCCGGCAGGGGTACACGCCCGTCCTGGCCACCCAGACCCCCGGCGGCTCCACCGAGGACGAGCTCACCGAGATGCTGGTGGACCGGGGCGTCGCGGGCATCATCTTCGTCTCGGGCCTGCACGCCGACACCACCGCGGACACCGAGCGCTACGAGCGGCTGCGCGCCCAGGGCGTCCCGTTCGTGCTCGTCGACGGCTTCTCGCCCACGGTGCGGGCACCGTTCATCTCGCCCGACGACCGCGCGGCCATGCGCCTCGCGGTCACACACCTGGCGTCGCTCGGCCACACCCGCATCGGCCTGGCCCTCGGCCCGCGCCGCTTCGTACCGGTACAGCGGAAGATAGAGGGCTTCGCGCGCACCATGCGGGAGCGCTTCCAGCTGGCGCAGGACGCCGTCGAGGCGGAGCTCGTCGAGCACTCCCTGTACACGCTCGAAGGCGGTCAGGCGGCGACGTCCGCGCTCCTGGACCGCGGCTGCACGGCCGTCGTCTGCGCCAGCGACATGATGGCGCTCGGCGCGGTGCGGGCGGTGCGGGACCGGGGCCTGGAGGTGCCGGACGACGTCTCCGTCGTCGGCTTCGACGACTCGGTGCTCATCGCCTTCACGGATCCGCCCCTGACGACGGTCCGCAAGCCCGTGCCCGCGATGGGCCAGGCCGCGGTCCGCACGCTCCTCGAGGAGATCGCGGGGACGCCCGCGCCGCACAGCGAGTTCGTCTTCATGCCGGAGCTGGTCGTGCGCGGCTCCACGGCGATGTGCCCGGACGGGCGGCCGGGCACCGGGTCCGCCCCCTAG
- a CDS encoding alpha-N-acetylglucosaminidase, translating to MYEPSRRSVLGTAGALGLTGLGTALPAGPARAAEGPVRGPAFDTDAARAVLNRRLPHHADQFRLRLVPAHGRRDRFRVTGTTGRVEVSGTTPAVLLAGVHWYLKYVCGAHLAWNGGQLNLPRRLPAPARPLTRSTALPHRFALNDTNDGYTAPYADWPYWERMIDLLALHGCNEVFVIAGTEAVYHRLLKDFRYTDAESRAWLPAPSHQPWWLLQNLSGYGGPLSPELIARRAELGRRIVDRLRELGMAPVLPGYYGHVPDGFVTRNGGDARVVPQGTWHGFKRPDWLDPRTDAFARVAAAFYRHQRDLFGAAGHFKMDLLHEGGTAGDVPVPDAARGVEKALRAAHPGATWVILGWQENPLPELLDAIDRKKMLIVDGVSDRYGSVTDREKDWGGTPYCFGTIPNFGGRTTIGARAHVWQEKFFAWRDKPDSALAGTAYLPEATDRDPAAFALFSELAWRDGEVDRAAWFSSYADFRYGGHDRAARSAWRALHDTAYQHTAVERSDPHDSLFAARPDLAANRAAEYAPRALTYDPARFDAALAGLLGVAPRLRGSAAYKYDLVDVARQALAHRSRQLLPQLRAAYLRKDQDTFRALSTLWLRLMRLADDVTGAHEAFLLGPWLDDARRLATGDTERAEFERTARALITVWGDRPTSEGGNLHDYGNREWHGLLRDFYTPRWQRWLDELADALAAGRAPRAVDWFAAFEEPWTRRRDDHPLRPVTDAHRTASLVRDALARAPYQGSLEVTAEPPAFPPGGGARVEARFRNVNGLRATGRVDFALTGIDAAPDGPTSLPRVPAGGSGTVAWRAHAPGTPLDRPLRPLPYTIAVEYGPRGEPRVRAVHEGTLFEAGPLGPEWRTHTNNAAVFGELDGRYAIDGAGADLWRGTAEFGTLFRPGALRDGGSVTVRVDSQAATGPWARAGLVARNSLAAPGSPGFLNLAVTPANGVVLSYDTNGDGTLDTYRRVTGVKAPVLLRLSRAGGSFTGEFSTDGGASWRAVATVPLPGVAAVQDVGLFMTAANAGAGARGLVEFSAWHLT from the coding sequence ATGTACGAGCCATCGCGACGCTCCGTCCTCGGCACCGCGGGCGCCCTCGGCCTCACCGGCCTGGGCACCGCCCTTCCGGCCGGGCCGGCCCGCGCGGCCGAAGGGCCCGTCCGGGGCCCGGCCTTCGATACGGATGCGGCGCGCGCCGTGCTCAATCGTCGACTCCCGCACCACGCGGACCAGTTCCGGCTCAGACTCGTCCCGGCGCACGGCCGCCGGGACCGCTTCCGCGTGACCGGGACGACGGGGCGCGTCGAGGTGTCGGGCACCACCCCCGCCGTGCTGCTCGCCGGAGTCCACTGGTACCTGAAGTACGTGTGCGGCGCGCACCTCGCCTGGAACGGCGGCCAGCTGAACCTGCCGCGCCGGCTGCCCGCGCCCGCGCGCCCGCTCACCCGGTCCACCGCGCTCCCCCACCGGTTCGCGCTCAACGACACCAACGACGGCTACACCGCCCCGTACGCCGACTGGCCGTACTGGGAGCGCATGATCGACCTCCTCGCCCTGCACGGCTGCAACGAGGTCTTCGTCATCGCGGGCACCGAGGCCGTCTACCACCGGCTCCTGAAGGACTTCCGGTACACCGACGCCGAGTCCCGCGCCTGGCTGCCCGCGCCCTCGCACCAGCCCTGGTGGCTGCTGCAGAACCTGTCCGGCTACGGCGGCCCGCTCTCGCCGGAGCTCATCGCGCGTCGCGCGGAGCTAGGCCGCCGGATCGTGGACCGGCTGCGCGAGCTGGGCATGGCGCCGGTCCTGCCCGGCTACTACGGACACGTCCCCGACGGCTTCGTCACCCGCAACGGCGGCGACGCCCGCGTCGTCCCGCAGGGCACCTGGCACGGCTTCAAGCGGCCCGACTGGCTGGACCCGCGCACCGACGCGTTCGCGCGGGTCGCCGCGGCCTTCTACCGCCACCAGCGCGATCTGTTCGGCGCGGCCGGGCACTTCAAGATGGACCTGCTGCACGAGGGCGGCACCGCGGGCGACGTGCCCGTGCCGGACGCCGCGCGCGGCGTGGAGAAGGCCCTGCGCGCCGCGCACCCGGGCGCGACCTGGGTGATCCTCGGCTGGCAGGAGAACCCGCTGCCCGAGCTGCTCGACGCCATCGACAGGAAGAAGATGCTCATCGTCGACGGCGTCTCCGACCGCTACGGCAGCGTCACCGACCGCGAGAAGGACTGGGGCGGCACGCCCTACTGCTTCGGCACCATCCCGAACTTCGGCGGGCGCACCACCATCGGCGCCCGCGCGCACGTCTGGCAGGAGAAGTTCTTCGCCTGGCGCGACAAGCCGGACAGCGCGCTCGCCGGGACCGCCTATCTGCCGGAGGCCACCGACCGCGACCCGGCCGCCTTCGCCCTCTTCTCCGAACTGGCCTGGCGCGACGGCGAGGTGGACCGCGCCGCGTGGTTCTCCTCCTACGCCGACTTCCGCTACGGCGGGCACGACCGCGCCGCGCGGTCCGCCTGGCGCGCCCTGCACGACACCGCGTACCAGCACACGGCGGTGGAGCGCAGCGACCCGCACGACTCGCTGTTCGCGGCCCGCCCCGACCTGGCCGCGAACCGCGCCGCCGAGTACGCGCCGCGCGCCCTCACCTACGACCCCGCCCGCTTCGACGCGGCCCTCGCGGGCCTGCTCGGCGTCGCACCGCGCCTTCGCGGCAGCGCCGCGTACAAGTACGACCTGGTGGACGTGGCGCGCCAGGCCCTCGCCCACCGCAGCCGCCAGCTCCTGCCGCAGCTCAGAGCCGCCTATCTGCGCAAGGACCAGGACACCTTCCGGGCCCTGTCCACGCTGTGGCTGCGCCTGATGCGGCTCGCGGACGACGTGACCGGCGCGCACGAGGCCTTCCTGCTCGGGCCGTGGCTCGACGACGCGCGGCGGCTCGCCACCGGCGACACCGAGCGCGCCGAGTTCGAGCGCACCGCGCGGGCCCTCATCACCGTGTGGGGCGACCGCCCCACCTCCGAGGGCGGCAATCTGCACGACTACGGCAACCGCGAGTGGCACGGCCTGCTGCGCGACTTCTACACGCCGCGCTGGCAGCGGTGGCTGGACGAGCTCGCGGACGCGCTCGCGGCGGGCCGCGCGCCCCGGGCGGTCGACTGGTTCGCCGCGTTCGAGGAGCCGTGGACGCGCCGCCGCGACGACCATCCGCTGCGGCCAGTCACCGACGCGCACCGCACGGCCTCGCTGGTCCGGGACGCGCTCGCCCGCGCGCCCTACCAGGGCTCCTTGGAGGTCACCGCCGAGCCGCCCGCGTTCCCGCCCGGCGGCGGCGCCCGCGTCGAGGCCCGCTTCCGCAACGTCAACGGGCTGCGCGCCACCGGCCGCGTCGACTTCGCCCTCACCGGCATCGACGCCGCGCCCGACGGGCCGACGTCGCTGCCCCGCGTGCCCGCCGGCGGCTCCGGCACGGTCGCCTGGCGCGCGCACGCCCCCGGCACCCCCCTCGACCGGCCGCTGCGGCCCCTCCCCTACACGATCGCTGTGGAGTACGGTCCGCGGGGCGAGCCGCGGGTGCGGGCGGTCCACGAAGGCACCCTCTTCGAAGCCGGGCCCCTCGGCCCCGAGTGGCGCACCCACACCAACAACGCCGCCGTCTTCGGCGAGCTCGACGGGCGGTACGCCATCGACGGCGCCGGGGCCGATCTGTGGCGCGGCACCGCGGAGTTCGGCACGCTCTTCAGGCCGGGGGCCCTGCGGGACGGGGGCTCCGTGACCGTGCGCGTCGACTCCCAGGCGGCCACGGGGCCCTGGGCCCGGGCGGGCCTCGTCGCCCGCAACTCCCTGGCCGCCCCCGGCTCCCCGGGCTTCCTGAACCTGGCCGTCACCCCCGCCAACGGGGTCGTCCTCTCCTACGACACGAACGGCGACGGCACCCTGGACACCTACCGCCGCGTCACCGGGGTGAAGGCGCCGGTGCTGCTGCGCCTCTCCCGGGCGGGGGGCTCCTTCACCGGGGAGTTCTCCACGGATGGCGGGGCGTCCTGGCGGGCCGTCGCCACGGTGCCCCTGCCGGGGGTGGCCGCGGTCCAGGACGTGGGCCTCTTCATGACCGCGGCCAACGCCGGCGCGGGGGCCCGCGGCCTCGTCGAGTTCAGCGCCTGGCACCTGACCTGA
- a CDS encoding fused response regulator/phosphatase, which translates to MENVAGRKEEARPDATTVLVVDDVPASRYALDAVLCRAGHRVLLAGSAGEALLALDARLRAGELPDVALVDVGLPDMSGYDLCRRMKASPTTAGLPVVHFSAVAHGTLDRCRGLDAGAEAYLTVPAEPEEIEAVVRAAARGARHRSAATTRAGRLALLAEAVLDIQSAGCPDELAETAATQAARLSGTPAAAFVLDDEGEMHRGLSRRRAATALPDRGAHDAVARLLRSLMSGRTGAHSTVIPAPVWPAGFFGAGPFAAGPDVLGPRPDSRAGNGHGGHHAYDDPLLAPPDGALLALARTREDHAPVCLATPAHAHDHAAELTRLAHATARVAEQLFMYEEERHVALTLQRSFLPARLPHTPGAEVVVRYEPASRQAEIGGDFYAVLATSAGVLTGIGDVVGHSLEAATVMVELRHALRAYCVEDPEPGALAGRLDRMLQRYHPDVTATLCLALVDAVTGRVRVANAGHIPPLVVHDGGRAGYVRARGPLLGLGLPRPEPTEVRLTPEDRLLMVTDGLIETRGTDLAVSMEHLRVAAAGAPHGVTALCDTLLECFGREREDDIALLALRLTDGGGRAAAGPGS; encoded by the coding sequence ATGGAGAACGTCGCGGGCCGGAAGGAAGAGGCCCGGCCGGACGCCACCACCGTTCTGGTGGTCGACGACGTGCCCGCGAGCCGGTACGCGCTGGACGCGGTCCTGTGCCGGGCGGGCCACCGGGTCCTGCTCGCCGGGAGCGCGGGCGAGGCCCTGCTCGCCCTCGACGCCCGGCTGCGCGCGGGCGAACTGCCCGACGTGGCGCTCGTCGACGTCGGCCTGCCCGACATGAGCGGCTACGACCTGTGCCGCCGCATGAAGGCGTCACCGACGACCGCGGGCCTGCCCGTCGTGCACTTCTCCGCCGTCGCGCACGGCACCCTCGACCGCTGCCGGGGCCTGGACGCGGGCGCCGAGGCCTATCTGACCGTGCCCGCCGAGCCGGAGGAGATCGAGGCGGTGGTGCGCGCCGCCGCCCGCGGCGCCCGGCACCGCAGCGCGGCCACGACCCGGGCGGGCCGGCTCGCGCTGCTCGCCGAGGCCGTCCTCGACATCCAGTCCGCGGGCTGCCCGGACGAGCTGGCCGAGACCGCGGCCACCCAGGCGGCCCGGCTCAGCGGCACGCCCGCCGCGGCCTTCGTGCTCGACGACGAGGGCGAGATGCACCGCGGCCTGTCCCGCCGCCGGGCCGCCACGGCGCTGCCCGACCGGGGCGCCCACGACGCCGTGGCCCGGCTGCTGCGCAGCCTCATGTCCGGCAGGACCGGCGCCCACAGCACGGTGATCCCCGCGCCGGTCTGGCCCGCCGGGTTCTTCGGCGCGGGCCCCTTCGCGGCGGGCCCCGACGTCCTCGGGCCCCGCCCGGACTCCCGCGCGGGCAACGGCCACGGCGGCCACCACGCGTACGACGACCCGCTCCTCGCCCCGCCCGACGGCGCGCTGCTCGCCCTCGCCCGGACCCGCGAGGACCACGCCCCGGTGTGCCTGGCGACCCCCGCCCACGCGCACGACCACGCCGCCGAGCTCACGCGCCTCGCCCACGCCACCGCACGCGTCGCGGAGCAGCTCTTCATGTACGAGGAGGAGCGCCACGTCGCCCTCACCCTCCAGCGCAGCTTCCTGCCGGCCCGGCTGCCGCACACCCCCGGCGCGGAGGTCGTGGTCCGCTACGAACCGGCCTCGCGGCAGGCGGAGATCGGCGGCGACTTCTACGCGGTGCTCGCCACGTCCGCGGGCGTGCTCACCGGCATCGGCGACGTCGTGGGCCACTCCCTGGAAGCGGCCACGGTGATGGTGGAGCTGCGCCACGCGCTGCGCGCCTACTGCGTGGAGGACCCGGAGCCCGGGGCGCTCGCCGGGCGCCTGGACCGCATGCTCCAGCGCTACCACCCGGACGTCACGGCCACCCTGTGCCTGGCGCTCGTCGACGCGGTGACGGGCCGCGTCCGGGTCGCCAACGCCGGGCACATCCCGCCGCTGGTCGTCCACGACGGCGGCAGGGCCGGGTACGTCAGGGCGCGCGGCCCGCTGCTCGGCCTCGGGCTGCCGCGCCCGGAGCCCACCGAGGTGCGGCTGACGCCCGAGGACCGCCTCCTGATGGTCACCGACGGCCTGATCGAGACGCGCGGCACGGACCTCGCCGTGTCGATGGAGCACCTGCGCGTCGCGGCCGCCGGGGCTCCGCACGGCGTGACGGCCCTGTGCGACACGCTCCTGGAGTGCTTCGGCCGCGAACGGGAGGACGACATCGCGCTGTTGGCGCTGCGCCTCACCGACGGCGGCGGGCGCGCCGCCGCCGGGCCCGGGAGCTAG
- a CDS encoding alpha-amylase family glycosyl hydrolase translates to MTQHLTDAPADDADRTAAAPTGWWRDAVIYQVYPRSFADSDGDGMGDLPGVTARLPHLRRLGVDAVWLSPFYASPQADAGYDVADYRAVDPVFGTLADADDLVRTAHGLGLRVIVDIVPNHCSDQHEWFRKALADGPGSPLRERFHFRPGQGAHGELPPNDWESVFGGPAWTRAADGAWYLHLFAPEQPDFNWEHPAVHEEFRSVLRFWLDLGVDGFRVDVAHGLIKAPGLPDVGHGEQVKLLGSRPTPYFDQDGVHEVYRDWRAVLDAYDGERVAVAEAWTPTVERSALYLRPGELHQAFNFAYLTTEWDAAALRAVIDRSLAAMNAVGAPATWVLSNHDVVRHATRLAPGDPARGLRRARAATLLMLALPGSAYLYQGEELGLPEVTDLPDEVRQDPAFFRGSGAGGAGQEGTRDGCRVPLPWSGTRPPFGFGPVEGGPSWLPQPAAWKDLTVEAQEADPGSTLSLYRAALAARRAQPALGAGEAVEWLRAPEGVLLFRRHAEEGPGGAVVVAVNLTDRPVTLPAPGRLLLSSANSEPSEAELDGSAAGTVVPPDTTVWWAA, encoded by the coding sequence ATGACCCAGCACCTCACCGACGCACCGGCCGACGACGCCGACCGCACCGCCGCCGCGCCCACCGGCTGGTGGCGCGACGCGGTCATCTACCAGGTGTACCCGCGCAGCTTCGCCGACTCCGACGGCGACGGCATGGGCGACCTGCCGGGCGTCACCGCCCGGCTCCCCCATCTGCGACGGCTCGGCGTCGACGCCGTCTGGCTGTCGCCGTTCTACGCCTCGCCGCAGGCCGACGCGGGGTACGACGTGGCGGACTACCGCGCGGTCGACCCGGTGTTCGGCACCCTCGCCGACGCCGACGACCTGGTGCGCACGGCCCACGGGCTCGGCCTGCGCGTGATCGTCGACATCGTGCCGAACCACTGCTCCGACCAGCACGAGTGGTTCCGGAAGGCCCTCGCCGACGGCCCCGGATCGCCGCTGCGGGAGCGGTTCCACTTCCGCCCCGGCCAGGGCGCGCACGGCGAACTCCCCCCCAACGACTGGGAGTCGGTGTTCGGCGGCCCGGCCTGGACCCGGGCCGCGGACGGCGCGTGGTACCTGCACCTCTTCGCGCCCGAGCAGCCCGACTTCAACTGGGAGCACCCGGCGGTGCACGAGGAGTTCCGCTCCGTCCTGCGGTTCTGGCTCGACCTCGGCGTCGACGGCTTCCGCGTCGACGTGGCGCACGGCCTGATCAAGGCGCCGGGCCTGCCGGACGTCGGCCACGGCGAACAGGTCAAGCTGCTCGGCTCCCGGCCCACGCCGTACTTCGACCAGGACGGCGTGCACGAGGTCTACCGCGACTGGCGCGCGGTCCTCGACGCGTACGACGGCGAGCGCGTCGCCGTGGCCGAGGCGTGGACGCCGACGGTGGAGCGCAGCGCCCTGTACCTGCGCCCGGGCGAGCTGCACCAGGCCTTCAACTTCGCCTATCTGACGACCGAGTGGGACGCGGCGGCGCTGCGTGCCGTGATCGACCGCTCGCTGGCCGCCATGAACGCCGTGGGCGCCCCGGCGACCTGGGTGCTCTCCAACCACGACGTGGTCCGGCACGCCACCCGCCTCGCCCCCGGCGACCCGGCGCGCGGCCTGCGCAGGGCCCGCGCCGCGACCCTGCTCATGCTGGCGCTGCCCGGCTCGGCCTACCTCTACCAGGGCGAGGAGCTCGGCCTGCCCGAGGTCACGGACCTGCCCGACGAGGTGCGTCAGGACCCGGCGTTCTTCCGCGGCTCGGGCGCGGGCGGCGCGGGGCAGGAGGGCACCCGCGACGGCTGCCGGGTGCCGCTGCCCTGGTCGGGGACCCGGCCGCCGTTCGGCTTCGGGCCGGTGGAGGGCGGACCGAGCTGGCTGCCGCAGCCCGCCGCCTGGAAGGACCTCACCGTCGAGGCGCAGGAGGCCGACCCGGGCTCGACGCTGTCGCTGTACCGTGCCGCGCTCGCCGCGCGCCGGGCACAGCCCGCGCTGGGGGCGGGCGAGGCCGTGGAGTGGCTTCGGGCCCCGGAGGGCGTCCTCCTCTTCCGACGGCACGCGGAGGAGGGCCCCGGCGGTGCCGTCGTCGTCGCCGTGAACCTCACGGACCGTCCGGTGACGCTCCCCGCTCCCGGCCGGCTGCTCCTGAGCAGCGCCAACTCGGAACCGTCGGAGGCCGAGTTGGACGGCTCCGCCGCGGGCACCGTCGTACCCCCCGACACGACGGTCTGGTGGGCAGCGTGA